TCTGCCCAAAGGACTCGTTTCTTCTGCTCTGGCACAAACGCAGCACAAAAATCTCCTGGTCATTGCCGCCACCCTTGAAGAAGCCGGACGCTGGGCAGCACAGCTAGAAGCAATGGGCTGGAAAACAATGCATTTCTACCCCACTTCCGAGGCATCGCCCTATGAGCCGTTTGACCCAGAATCCGATTTGGTTTGGGGACAGTTGCAGGTTTTGGCTGACTTGCAGGGATTAAGCATCAGAAGCCAGAAATCGGGAGACGCAAATTCGATCGCCATCATCACGACAGAACGAGCACTTCAGCCCCATTTGCCGCCTGTGGAGGCGTTCAGCCCCTATTGCCTGACCTTAACAAAAGGCATGGAGTTGAATTTGGAGGCATTCAGTCAGCAGGTCGCTGGCTTAGGCTATGAGCGGGTGTCGCTGGTGGAAAGCGAAGGGCAATGGAGTCGTCGGGGCGATATCATCGATGTTTTTCCCGTCGCGACTGAACTGCCTGTGCGCCTGGAGCTATTTGGGGATGAGCTAGACCAACTGCGCGAATTTGATCCAGCATCGCAACGATCGCTCGACAGCATCGATCGCCTGATTTTGACTGCGACTGACTTTAGCCCGATTATTTTGGCAGCGTTGAGAGGACAAGGGGACGGAGATAAGCTAACGCAAATTTCGCCATATCTTTCGGTCGAAGAACTGGAGCGACTGGAAGAAGGTCAGCCTCCAGAAGGAATGCGGCGATTCCTGGGCGTGGCATTTGAGCAACCTGCTTCGCTGCTAGATTATCTGTCGCCAAATACCTTGATTGCGATCGACGAACCCGCTCAATGTCAGGCACATAGCGAGCGGTGGTATGAACATGCCGAGGAGCAATGGCAAGAGTTAGGGAGCAAAGGGCGAGAGGACTACCCACTCCCCAAAATCCACCGCTCCTTTGAAACTTCCCTCGCTGCCGTCGAACAGTTCGATCGCCTCTACCTTTCAGAGCTTTCGGAAGAGAATGAGGGGCTGAATCTCGCCAGTCGTCCGGTTCCAGCCATTCCCCATCAATTTGCTCGATTGGCAGAAACCTTACGGCAGGAGCGCGATCGCAGTTTTTCAATTTGGCTCGTATCGGCACAGCCATCTCGATCGGTCGCTTTGTTGCAGGAGCATGACTGTCCGGCGCAGTTTGTCCCGAATCCCCGCGATTATCTGGCGATCGATAAGTTGCAGACCCAGAAAACGCCGATCGCGGTGAAGTATTCCGGCTTGGCAGAGCTAGAGGGATTCATTCTGCCGACGTTCCGATTGGTGGTTGTGACCGATCGTGAGTTTTTCGGACAGCATACCCTCGCCACACCGACCTATATTCGTCGCCGCAGACAAGCCGCCTCCAAGCAGGTAGACCCCAACAAGCTACAGTTGGGCGACTATGTGGTTCACAAAAATCATGGCGTGGGGCGGTTCCTCAAACTGGAAAGCTTGACCATCAACAGCGAAACTCGCGAATATCTGGTGCTGCAATATGCAGATGGCTTGCTGCGCGTTGCGGCAGATCAGGTAGGGTCTCTATCGCGCTTCCGGGGTGCGGGGGATCAAACGCCAGAACTGAATAAGATGTCGGGCAAAGCCTGGGAGAGAACCAAGAGCAAAGTCCGCAAAGCCGTCAAAAAAGTAGCAGTTGATTTGCTGCAGCTTTACGCAAACCGGGCACAGCAAGAGGGTTTCACCTTCCCGGTCGATATGCCCTGGCAGGAAGAATTAGAGGAGTCATTCCCCTATCAACCTACGCCCGATCAGCTCAAGGCAGTGCAGGACGTGAAGCGCGATATGGAAAGCCCTCGTCCAATGGATCGCCTGGTCTGTGGCGATGTGGGCTTTGGCAAAACGGAGGTCGCCATTCGAGCAATTTTCAAAGCGGTAACTGCCGGAAAACAAATTGCGCTCCTCGCTCCAACCACAATTCTGACGCAACAGCACTATCACACGCTCAAAGAACGCTTTGCTCCCTATCCAATTCAGGTTGGCTTACTCAATCGCTTCCGCACTGCCGAGGAACGCAAAGACATTCAGCAGCGATTAGCAACGGGTGAACTGGATATCGTAGTCGGGACGCATCAGCTATTGGGCAAAGGTGTACAGTTCAAAGATCTGGGCTTGCTGGTTGTCGATGAAGAACAGCGGTTTGGCGTCAACCAGAAGGAGAAAATTAAGTCGCTGCGAACCCAGGTCGATGTACTGACCCTGAGTGCGACGCCCATTCCCCGGACGCTGTACATGGCGCTTTCCGGCGTGCGAGAGATGAGCTTGATTACCACTCCGCCCCCGTCTCGTCGTCCAATTAAGACCCACTTGGCTCCTTATGATCCGGAAGTGGTGCGAACTGCAATTCGGCAAGAACTCGATCGCGGTGGTCAGGTGTTCTATGTTGTGCCCAGAGTCGAGGGCATTGAAGAAGTTGCTGCCAAGTTACGGGAAATGATTCCTAGTGCAAGGTTGGCAACGGCTCACGGGCAGATGCAGGAGGGTGAACTGGAAGCGACGATGCTCACCTTCAGTAATGGTGATGCAGATATTCTGCTTTGTACAACGATCATTGAGTCAGGGTTGGATATTCCACGCGTCAACACAATCCTGATTGAAGATGCCCAAAAGTTTGGCTTGTCGCAGCTTTACCAGTTGCGCGGTCGGGTGGGTCGGGCTGGCATTCAAGCACATGCCTGGCTGTTCTATCCCAAACAAAGTGCGTTAACCGATAACGCCAGACAACGACTTCGCGCCATTCAGGAGTTTGCACAGCTTGGCTCTGGCTATCAGCTTGCCGTCCGTGATATGGAGATCCGGGGCGTTGGTAACTTGCTCGGCGCGGAACAGTCGGGACAAATGGACGCGATCGGCTTTGATCTCTATATGGAAATGCTGGAAGAGGCAATTAAGGAAATTCGCGGTCAGGAAATTCCCAAAGTGGACGACACGCAGATCGATCTCAACGTCACTGCCTTTATTCCTGCCGATTACATTGCCGACCTCGATCAAAAGATGAGCGCTTATCGGGCTGTGGCATCGGCTCAGTCTATGCCAGATCTCCAGCGCATTGCGGCTGAGTGGAACGATCGCTATGGCACCATCCCCCCTGCTGCCCAACAACTGTTTAAGGTGATGGAACTCAAGCAGATCGGTAAATCGCTTGGCTTTAGCCGCATTAAGCCTGAAGGTAAGCAGCACGTCGTCCTCGAAACCCCAATGGAAGAACCCGCCTGGAATTTGCTGAAGGAAAACTTACCTGCTCATCTGCAAACTCGGTTTGTTTATACACCGGGCAAAGTGACGGTCAGAGGCTTAGGTTCCCTCAAACCGGATCAGCAGCTCGAAAATTTGGTCAGCTATCTTAGCCGAATGCAGGGCAGTCTACCTGAAGCCGCAGTTGCTAGTTAACTACGATCGAACTTCCTCCAGGGTAGGCATCTTGTCCTCAACGATGAACGTCGTTTGAGCAAATCTGTTTGCCGAAGGTACGATCGAAGAACCCGCGTTAATCTGAGTCGCTGGCCTGAGAGGTAAACCCCAATGACGACGCTCATTTCCCAAGCCTCAACAGCAGAAATTTTTTACCCGAGTGAAGACGGTGAACCCGTGGCAGAAACTTACGACCATCTCTACGTTTTACTTGTCACCCTGGAAGTCTTGCGGCAGTATTTGGAAGGACGACAGGCAACCGTTTTGGGTAATCAGTTTCTTTATTACGCACAGGGCTACCCTCGGCTTAGAGTTGCCCCTGATGTGATGGTCATTTTTGATGTGCCACCAGGCGGCAGAGACAACTACAAAACCTGGGAAGAAGGACAGGTTCCAGCCGTGATCTTTGAAATGTCCTCTCAGGGAACGAAAGACCAGGATCAGATTTTCAAGAAAACGCTCTATGAACAGCTTGGC
The window above is part of the Trichocoleus sp. genome. Proteins encoded here:
- the mfd gene encoding transcription-repair coupling factor, whose protein sequence is MAFSSVTRALGRSPLTAELIAKLEQQHFLRLNGVARLPKGLVSSALAQTQHKNLLVIAATLEEAGRWAAQLEAMGWKTMHFYPTSEASPYEPFDPESDLVWGQLQVLADLQGLSIRSQKSGDANSIAIITTERALQPHLPPVEAFSPYCLTLTKGMELNLEAFSQQVAGLGYERVSLVESEGQWSRRGDIIDVFPVATELPVRLELFGDELDQLREFDPASQRSLDSIDRLILTATDFSPIILAALRGQGDGDKLTQISPYLSVEELERLEEGQPPEGMRRFLGVAFEQPASLLDYLSPNTLIAIDEPAQCQAHSERWYEHAEEQWQELGSKGREDYPLPKIHRSFETSLAAVEQFDRLYLSELSEENEGLNLASRPVPAIPHQFARLAETLRQERDRSFSIWLVSAQPSRSVALLQEHDCPAQFVPNPRDYLAIDKLQTQKTPIAVKYSGLAELEGFILPTFRLVVVTDREFFGQHTLATPTYIRRRRQAASKQVDPNKLQLGDYVVHKNHGVGRFLKLESLTINSETREYLVLQYADGLLRVAADQVGSLSRFRGAGDQTPELNKMSGKAWERTKSKVRKAVKKVAVDLLQLYANRAQQEGFTFPVDMPWQEELEESFPYQPTPDQLKAVQDVKRDMESPRPMDRLVCGDVGFGKTEVAIRAIFKAVTAGKQIALLAPTTILTQQHYHTLKERFAPYPIQVGLLNRFRTAEERKDIQQRLATGELDIVVGTHQLLGKGVQFKDLGLLVVDEEQRFGVNQKEKIKSLRTQVDVLTLSATPIPRTLYMALSGVREMSLITTPPPSRRPIKTHLAPYDPEVVRTAIRQELDRGGQVFYVVPRVEGIEEVAAKLREMIPSARLATAHGQMQEGELEATMLTFSNGDADILLCTTIIESGLDIPRVNTILIEDAQKFGLSQLYQLRGRVGRAGIQAHAWLFYPKQSALTDNARQRLRAIQEFAQLGSGYQLAVRDMEIRGVGNLLGAEQSGQMDAIGFDLYMEMLEEAIKEIRGQEIPKVDDTQIDLNVTAFIPADYIADLDQKMSAYRAVASAQSMPDLQRIAAEWNDRYGTIPPAAQQLFKVMELKQIGKSLGFSRIKPEGKQHVVLETPMEEPAWNLLKENLPAHLQTRFVYTPGKVTVRGLGSLKPDQQLENLVSYLSRMQGSLPEAAVAS